The Streptomyces sp. NBC_00459 DNA segment CGGCAGTTCGTTCTTCGGGCCGACCGCGTGCAGCACCTGGATGCCGGCCTGCTGGAGGTACGGCGCGACCCGCTCGATCACCTCGTTCAGGTGCCGGGCGCCCTGCGAGCCGCCGGAGACCAGCAGCGTCGGCAGGCTCGGGTCGAGCCCGAACGCGGCCCGCGCCTCGGGGCGTACGGCGGCCCGGTCGAGGGTGGCGATGGAGCGGCGCAGCGGGATGCCGATGTACCGCGCGTCCCGGAGCTTGCTGTCCGGGGTGGAGACGGCGACCTGGGCGGCGTACCGCGAGCCGATCTTGTTGGCGAGGCCGGGGCGGGCGTTGGCCTCGTGGACGACGATCGGCACGCCCAGGCGCTTGGCGGCGAGGTAGCCGGGCAGGGCCACATAGCCGCCGAAGCCGACGACGCAGTCCGCCTTGGTGCGCTCCAGGATCTGCTCGGCGGCCTTGATGGTGCCGCGCAGCCGCCCGGGGACGGTGATCAGCTCGGGGGTGGGCTTGCGCGGCAGCGGGACCGCTGGGATCAGCGCCAGGTCATAGCCCCGCTCGGGGACGAGCCGGGTCTCCAGACCGCGTTCCGTGCCCAGGGCCGTGATCCCCACTGTGGGATCGGCCCTGCGCAGGGCGTCCGCGAGGGCGAGCGCGGGCTCGATGTGACCGGCGGTCCCCCCACCGGCGAGTACGACATGCACCGAAATTCACCGCTCTCCGGACGAACGCGCCGCCGAGGCACGCCGTCTCATCGTGTTCCATCTCCGGGGGCTCCGATCGGACACCGGGCCCCCAGCTCCCCGCTTTCTACCAAAGCGGGGTTGCCGCAACGAAAGCGCCGCCCGCGCACCCGGTTCGTCGCGGGCGAAGGCGATCAGCAGTCCGACGGCGAACATGGTCGGCAGCAGGGCGGAGCCCCCGTAGGAGAACAGCGGGAGCGGGACACCGGCGATCGGCAGCAGGCCGAGCACCGCACCGATGTTGATCACTGCCTGAGCGGTGATCCAGGTGGTCACACCTCCCGCGGCGTACCTCACGAAGGGGTCCTCCGTGCGTCCGGCCACGCGGATACCCGCATAGCCTAGGGCCGCGAAGAGGGCGAGTACCGACAGCGTCCCCGCCAGGCCCAGTTCCTCACCGGTGACGGCAAAGATGAAGTCGGTGTGGGCTTCGGGCAGTTGCCCCCATTTTTCCACACTCGCGCCGAGGCCCGAACCGAACAGGCCACCGGAGGCGAGCGCGTAGATGCCGTGCACGGCCTGCCAGCAGGAGGTGGTCCCGGTGCCGGGCTCGGTGGCGCCGATGCACTGGAAGCGGGCCATACGGTTGGGGCTGGTCTTGATGAGGACCAGGCCGATGAACATGGCGACCGACAGCACACCCACGAACAGTCGCGTGGGCGCCCCGGCCAGCCACAGCAGCCCGAACAGGATGGCGGTGAGGATGATCGCCGTCCCCATGTCGCCACCGAGCATGATCAGGCCGAGCAGCATGAACGTCACCGGGACCAGCGGCACCAGCATGTGTTTCCACTGTGTGAGCAGCCGCTTGTCCTCCTTGCGCGCGATCAGGTCGGCGCCCCACAGCACCAGGGCGAGCTTGCCGAACTCGCTCGGCTGGATCTGGAAGGAGCCACCCAGCGGGATCCAGTTCTGGTTGCCGTTGACCGCCACTCCTATCCCCGGCACCTGGACGAGGACCATCATGAAGACCGAGCCGGCGAGGATCGGGTAGGCGAGGGCCCGGTGCAGCTTCACCGGAATGCGCGAGGCCGCGAACAGCAGCACGCCGCCGATGGAGGCCGCGAGGAACTGCTTGCGGAAGAAGTAGGAGCCGGGCAGCGACAGCTGGAGCGCCTTGATCTGGGAGGCCGAGTAGACCATCACCAGCCCGAGCACCGTGATCAGCAGGGATCCGCCGAGGATCACGTAGTAAGCGGTCAGCGGCCGGTCCCAGGCCCGCTGCACACGCCTGTGGAAGCGGCGTACGGGGTTGTCGCGGGGCGGCCGGGGTGCGGCGGGCCGCCGAACCCGCACGCGCCCCTGAACGGGCGCCTGCCTGGTACGACTACTGGGCATCAGAGCCTCCGCGCGCCCCGGAGTGGCGCGGGGCTGTGTCCGATCTGCGGCTCCGCCGCAGGGCGCGACCAGCCCGCACCGCGCAGCGAGGGAGTCGCCCGTCCCGCGCGCCCGAAAGTGGCGCGCAGCGCCCTCGAAGGGGCGCGGGG contains these protein-coding regions:
- the murG gene encoding undecaprenyldiphospho-muramoylpentapeptide beta-N-acetylglucosaminyltransferase, translating into MHVVLAGGGTAGHIEPALALADALRRADPTVGITALGTERGLETRLVPERGYDLALIPAVPLPRKPTPELITVPGRLRGTIKAAEQILERTKADCVVGFGGYVALPGYLAAKRLGVPIVVHEANARPGLANKIGSRYAAQVAVSTPDSKLRDARYIGIPLRRSIATLDRAAVRPEARAAFGLDPSLPTLLVSGGSQGARHLNEVIERVAPYLQQAGIQVLHAVGPKNELPQVHQMPGMPPYIPVPYVDRMDLAYAAADMMLCRAGAMTVAELSAVGLPAAYVPLPIGNGEQRLNAQPVVKAGGGLLVDDAELTPEWVQRHVLPVLADPHRLYEMSRAASEFGRRDADDLLVGMVYEAIASRRR
- the ftsW gene encoding putative lipid II flippase FtsW → MPSSRTRQAPVQGRVRVRRPAAPRPPRDNPVRRFHRRVQRAWDRPLTAYYVILGGSLLITVLGLVMVYSASQIKALQLSLPGSYFFRKQFLAASIGGVLLFAASRIPVKLHRALAYPILAGSVFMMVLVQVPGIGVAVNGNQNWIPLGGSFQIQPSEFGKLALVLWGADLIARKEDKRLLTQWKHMLVPLVPVTFMLLGLIMLGGDMGTAIILTAILFGLLWLAGAPTRLFVGVLSVAMFIGLVLIKTSPNRMARFQCIGATEPGTGTTSCWQAVHGIYALASGGLFGSGLGASVEKWGQLPEAHTDFIFAVTGEELGLAGTLSVLALFAALGYAGIRVAGRTEDPFVRYAAGGVTTWITAQAVINIGAVLGLLPIAGVPLPLFSYGGSALLPTMFAVGLLIAFARDEPGARAALSLRQPRFGRKRGAGGPVSDRSPRRWNTMRRRASAARSSGER